The proteins below are encoded in one region of Zerene cesonia ecotype Mississippi chromosome 10, Zerene_cesonia_1.1, whole genome shotgun sequence:
- the LOC119829421 gene encoding uncharacterized protein LOC119829421: MSTQSKTMPLIDLKVYIRVVAAVFSISSATAFVMALLRLLNPELFYLESLDHTDKAIHYFISGMMLITGAIGFLNSLIVMNRSATLNTGRNITVWLLLDSLFETSRVVYVFVCEIIIKGKGTWQVYELLISVAQYLLDSFLYCQMILRH, from the exons ATGTCTACACAGTCGAAAACAATGCCGTTGATTGATTTAAAAGTGTACATACGCGTAGTCGCTGCGGTATTTTCG ATATCTTCGGCCACAGCTTTTGTAATGGCCCTTCTGCGTCTCCTCAATCCAGAACTCTTCTACTTAGAATCATTAGATCATACAGATAAGG CAATCCACTACTTCATCAGTGGCATGATGCTGATAACAGGCGCCATTGGGTTTCTCAACAGTCTCATAGTGATGAACCGCAGTGCTACCCTGAACACGGGCCGCAATATCACAGTGTGGCTGCTACTGGACTCGCTGTTCGAGACCTCTCGCGTggtgtatgtgtttgtgtgcGAGATCATTATAAAGGGCAAAGGGACTTGGCAAGTGTACGAGCTGTTGATCAGTGTGGCGCAGTACT TGCTGGACAGCTTTCTGTACTGTCAGATGATACTCAGACACTAG